A genomic stretch from Pseudomonas alkylphenolica includes:
- a CDS encoding pirin family protein: MKKIQGVYSSPNPHWVGDGFPVRSLFTYDNLAQHISPFLLLDYAGPHDFTPTTARRGVGQHPHRGFETVTIVYQGELEHRDSTGAGGLIGPGDVQWMTAANGILHEEFHSPAFAAKGGTLEMVQLWVNLPAKDKSAAAGYQTLLSSDIPVVPLGAGSGSLRVIAGEFRGHQGPAQTFSPMDVWDLQLKPGAPVRLPSAAGRSTALVVLRGKLLVNGERAVGPAQLVLFDRAGDELLLEAQTEVSVLLLSGEPLDEPIVGYGPFVMNSEAEIAEAFDDFRAGRFGQMNGSGGSRHDN, encoded by the coding sequence ATGAAAAAGATCCAAGGCGTCTACAGCAGCCCCAACCCGCACTGGGTCGGCGATGGCTTCCCGGTACGCAGCCTGTTCACCTACGACAACCTGGCTCAGCACATCAGTCCGTTCTTGTTGTTGGACTATGCCGGCCCCCACGACTTCACCCCGACCACGGCGCGTCGTGGTGTCGGCCAGCACCCGCATCGCGGCTTTGAAACCGTGACCATCGTCTACCAGGGCGAACTGGAGCACCGCGACTCTACCGGTGCCGGTGGCCTGATCGGCCCGGGCGATGTGCAGTGGATGACCGCGGCCAACGGCATCCTCCATGAAGAGTTCCACTCGCCGGCGTTCGCCGCCAAGGGCGGCACCCTGGAGATGGTCCAGCTGTGGGTCAACCTGCCGGCCAAGGACAAATCGGCAGCAGCCGGTTACCAGACCCTGCTCAGCAGCGACATTCCTGTCGTGCCCCTGGGCGCCGGTAGCGGCAGCCTGCGGGTGATCGCCGGTGAATTCCGTGGCCACCAGGGCCCGGCGCAGACCTTTTCGCCGATGGACGTCTGGGACCTGCAGCTCAAACCTGGCGCACCGGTGCGCCTGCCCAGCGCGGCAGGGCGCAGCACGGCATTGGTGGTGTTGCGCGGCAAGCTGCTGGTCAATGGCGAGCGGGCCGTCGGCCCGGCGCAGCTGGTGCTATTCGACCGTGCCGGTGACGAACTGTTGCTGGAAGCGCAGACCGAAGTGTCGGTGCTGCTGCTCAGCGGCGAGCCACTGGACGAGCCGATCGTCGGTTACGGCCCGTTCGTGATGAACAGCGAGGCGGAGATTGCCGAGGCCTTCGACGACTTCCGTGCCGGTCGTTTCGGCCAGATGAATGGGTCGGGCGGTTCTCGTCACGACAACTAG
- a CDS encoding LysR family transcriptional regulator: MVEDLNDLYYFAQVVDHGGFAPAGRALDMPKSKLSRRIAGLEERLGVRLIQRSTRHFSVTEIGQAYYRHCVAMLVEAEGAAELIERNRAEPQGIVRLSCPTALLDFWVGAMLTRFMVQCPLVQLHIESTNRQVDLIQEGIDIALRVRVPPLESSDLVMKTLAHSTQCLVASPELRERLPTRPVPADLASLPSLHWGKPQRDYHWELVGPDGARASLRHQPRLVTDDLLMLREAAVAGVGVVHVPLVVVRDELDSGQLVRVTPEWAPECGVLHAVFASRRGLLPGVRSLLDFLAKEFEVSDIT, encoded by the coding sequence CTGGTGGAAGACCTCAACGACCTTTACTACTTTGCCCAGGTCGTCGATCACGGTGGCTTTGCCCCTGCTGGTCGTGCCCTGGACATGCCCAAGTCAAAACTCAGCCGGCGTATCGCCGGGCTGGAAGAACGTCTCGGCGTGCGCCTGATCCAGCGCTCGACCCGACACTTTTCGGTCACCGAAATCGGCCAGGCCTATTACCGCCACTGTGTGGCGATGCTGGTGGAAGCCGAAGGCGCCGCCGAGTTGATCGAGCGCAACCGTGCCGAACCCCAGGGCATCGTGCGCCTGAGCTGCCCGACTGCCCTGCTGGATTTCTGGGTGGGCGCCATGCTGACCCGCTTCATGGTCCAGTGCCCGTTGGTGCAACTGCACATTGAAAGCACCAACCGCCAGGTCGACCTGATTCAGGAAGGCATCGACATCGCCTTGCGGGTGCGCGTGCCGCCGCTGGAAAGCAGTGACCTGGTGATGAAAACCCTGGCCCACAGCACCCAGTGCCTGGTGGCCTCACCCGAGCTGCGCGAGCGCCTGCCGACACGTCCGGTACCAGCCGACCTTGCCAGCCTGCCGAGTTTGCACTGGGGCAAACCGCAGCGGGACTATCACTGGGAGCTGGTCGGTCCTGATGGCGCTCGCGCCAGCCTGCGCCATCAACCGCGACTGGTTACCGACGATCTGCTGATGTTGCGCGAGGCAGCAGTGGCTGGCGTTGGTGTGGTTCATGTGCCGTTGGTGGTGGTGCGTGATGAACTCGATAGCGGCCAACTGGTCAGGGTCACTCCTGAGTGGGCACCGGAGTGCGGCGTGCTGCACGCGGTATTCGCCTCGCGCCGGGGGTTGCTGCCAGGCGTGCGCAGCTTGCTGGATTTTCTGGCGAAAGAATTTGAGGTCAGTGATATCACCTGA
- a CDS encoding helix-turn-helix transcriptional regulator, with product MKNIENYKVVADSIATLLFPHAEVIVHEVQSQTVVHIANNFSKRKLGDDSALDQELGDFRSTPSIGPYEKINWNGQKIRSITSVLYDQQGNAEYLLCINLNFSVLEQAHLALEAFFQVHRLIPQPDTLFKDDWQERINTFLHAWLQQHNLSLRTLKIKDKRNLVEALFAEGAFDGRSGADYVANVLNMGRATVYKYLKALRG from the coding sequence ATGAAGAACATCGAAAACTACAAGGTTGTGGCTGACAGTATTGCAACGTTGCTGTTCCCCCATGCGGAAGTCATCGTTCATGAAGTGCAGAGCCAGACGGTCGTGCACATAGCGAACAATTTCTCCAAGCGTAAACTCGGCGATGACTCGGCACTGGACCAGGAGCTGGGCGATTTTCGCAGCACGCCAAGCATCGGCCCCTATGAAAAAATCAATTGGAACGGGCAGAAAATCCGCTCCATCACCAGTGTGCTCTATGACCAGCAGGGCAACGCTGAGTATCTGCTCTGTATCAACCTGAATTTCTCTGTTCTGGAACAGGCACACCTGGCGCTGGAAGCATTCTTCCAGGTTCACCGCCTGATTCCGCAGCCCGACACGCTGTTCAAGGATGATTGGCAGGAACGTATCAATACCTTCCTGCATGCCTGGCTTCAACAACACAACCTGTCGCTGCGCACCCTGAAGATCAAGGACAAGCGCAACCTGGTGGAAGCGCTCTTTGCCGAAGGTGCGTTTGACGGGCGCAGCGGCGCCGATTACGTCGCCAATGTACTCAACATGGGGCGTGCGACCGTTTACAAGTATCTGAAAGCGCTACGGGGCTAG
- a CDS encoding succinylglutamate desuccinylase/aspartoacylase family protein produces MPIQTRFTDLPPLGPSNTVRLHTHEFSGAGCRRSAYIQAGLHADEHPGLLVIQHLQEMLVELHQQGRILGRIVLCPFANPVGMTQNVLGFWTGRFNLANGENFNRNFPDLVPLLEAQSSAPETAAKTPAQRLKHALAALTPSDTVSAVRQSLLGEALQHDLVLDLHCDTAGVLHLYANQAQRNQALKLAECMDIKVVFLEASAGGQPFDESCNRPWDWLIEKGLCSAEERPFAASIELRGQADVNDQLAREDALGILDFLASEGLLRLDAPVRARCVPQVYPLEGASHLPSPGHGLLVWKKRPGESISKGELIAELVPVDAAIGTPRVPIFSDVDGVVVVQPLFKLVRAGQRVGLLAGVEPLPNRRSGQLLNHF; encoded by the coding sequence ATGCCTATTCAGACCCGCTTCACGGACTTGCCGCCGCTCGGGCCGAGTAACACGGTCCGCCTGCACACCCATGAATTCAGCGGGGCTGGATGTCGGCGTAGCGCCTACATCCAGGCAGGCCTGCACGCCGATGAACATCCCGGCTTGCTGGTCATCCAGCATCTCCAGGAGATGCTGGTGGAACTTCACCAGCAGGGCAGGATTCTCGGCCGCATCGTGCTGTGTCCATTTGCCAACCCGGTCGGCATGACCCAGAACGTGCTGGGGTTCTGGACAGGGCGTTTCAACCTGGCAAACGGTGAAAACTTCAACCGCAACTTCCCGGACCTGGTGCCCTTGCTGGAAGCACAGTCCAGCGCCCCTGAAACTGCGGCGAAGACACCTGCACAACGGCTCAAACACGCTCTGGCAGCACTGACACCGTCCGATACGGTGAGCGCCGTTCGCCAGTCGTTGCTGGGCGAAGCACTGCAGCACGACCTGGTCCTGGACCTGCATTGCGACACAGCCGGTGTACTTCACCTCTACGCCAATCAGGCCCAGCGCAATCAAGCCCTGAAGCTGGCCGAGTGCATGGACATCAAGGTCGTGTTTCTTGAGGCGTCAGCAGGTGGCCAGCCGTTCGATGAATCGTGCAATCGCCCGTGGGACTGGCTCATTGAGAAAGGCCTGTGCAGCGCTGAGGAGCGGCCGTTTGCAGCAAGCATCGAGTTGCGAGGGCAAGCGGATGTGAATGATCAACTCGCCCGCGAAGATGCCCTGGGCATTCTCGATTTCCTCGCCAGCGAGGGATTGCTTCGCCTCGACGCCCCGGTACGCGCGCGGTGCGTGCCACAGGTGTATCCGCTAGAGGGAGCAAGTCACTTGCCGTCTCCAGGGCATGGACTGCTGGTCTGGAAGAAGCGGCCCGGCGAGTCGATTTCCAAAGGGGAATTGATCGCTGAGCTGGTGCCGGTGGATGCAGCAATCGGCACACCTCGAGTGCCCATCTTCAGTGATGTGGATGGGGTGGTCGTGGTTCAGCCGCTGTTCAAGCTGGTTCGCGCGGGACAACGCGTGGGACTGCTCGCTGGCGTTGAACCGCTACCCAATCGCCGATCCGGCCAGCTTCTCAATCACTTCTGA
- a CDS encoding threonine/serine dehydratase — MSVDANSLPSLYEAIAQAHKALRPEVAVTPLTYSARLCALTGCEVYLKCEHLQHTGSFKFRGASNKIRLLPQVQRQLGVITASSGNHGQGLALAGKVLGVPVTVYTTTSASAYKLDAMRALGAEVISLDLDPLSVELEAARQASVQGKPFVSPYNDADIIAGQGTIGIELFEQAPDLDAVFVAVGGGGMISGIGAALRTLNPKIDIIGCWPANAPTLQRSLEAGEIIEIEEKDTISDGTAGGIEPGSITFALCQALLTRTVLVSEQEIKSAMRDVAACERWIIEGAAGVAVAGMKKLAQEYRGKRVAVVICGRNILLEKFLGAIQ, encoded by the coding sequence ATGTCCGTTGATGCCAACAGTCTGCCGTCGTTGTATGAAGCAATCGCCCAAGCGCATAAGGCCCTGCGTCCCGAAGTAGCGGTTACGCCTCTGACCTACAGCGCACGGCTTTGCGCCCTGACAGGGTGCGAGGTCTACCTCAAGTGCGAACACCTGCAACATACCGGCTCGTTCAAGTTCCGCGGTGCCAGCAACAAGATCCGCCTGCTACCGCAAGTGCAGCGTCAGCTGGGGGTAATCACGGCTTCCTCTGGCAACCACGGCCAAGGCCTCGCGCTTGCCGGCAAGGTGCTGGGGGTTCCCGTAACCGTCTACACCACAACTTCAGCCTCTGCTTACAAGCTGGATGCCATGCGCGCCCTCGGCGCAGAAGTAATCAGCCTGGACCTTGATCCGCTGAGTGTGGAACTGGAAGCCGCACGCCAGGCGTCTGTGCAAGGCAAACCCTTCGTTTCCCCCTACAACGACGCAGACATCATTGCCGGCCAGGGCACCATAGGGATCGAACTGTTCGAACAGGCCCCAGACCTTGATGCGGTTTTCGTGGCGGTAGGTGGCGGCGGCATGATCTCCGGCATTGGTGCAGCGCTGCGAACCCTGAACCCCAAGATCGACATCATCGGTTGCTGGCCAGCGAACGCGCCGACCCTGCAACGCTCTCTCGAAGCCGGCGAAATCATCGAGATCGAAGAAAAAGACACTATCTCCGATGGCACGGCCGGTGGCATCGAGCCAGGCAGCATCACCTTTGCGCTTTGCCAAGCCTTGTTGACCCGCACGGTGCTGGTCAGCGAGCAAGAGATCAAATCGGCGATGCGCGATGTCGCAGCCTGCGAACGCTGGATCATCGAGGGCGCCGCCGGTGTCGCGGTGGCCGGCATGAAGAAACTGGCGCAGGAATACCGCGGCAAGCGTGTGGCGGTGGTCATTTGCGGTCGCAACATCCTCCTCGAAAAATTCCTCGGAGCCATTCAATGA
- a CDS encoding ornithine cyclodeaminase family protein: MKVFGKQQIVSQLDLELAVKRLEEGFIAFSNGKVQVPPVQAFSFAEANGDCCVKSAYVQGSDTFTVKISTGFYDNPAKGLESNDGLMMVLSATTGQPLALLQDEGWLTCIRTALTGRIAARLLAPRHVKAIGILGAGMQARMQLEHLQAVTDCREVVVWGRDDAELQAYQSFASALGYEVQKTRNPEDLARAANLIVCATPSREPLIKSEWVQPGTHITAVGADAPGKQELDAALVARADRIVVDSLYQCSQYGEISHALKAGLIRDSQLAELGALLAGRAQGRDNDEQITLVDLTGVAVQDAQISSCALASMQG, from the coding sequence ATGAAAGTCTTCGGCAAGCAGCAGATCGTTTCACAGCTCGACCTGGAACTGGCGGTAAAGCGCCTGGAAGAAGGCTTTATCGCTTTCTCCAACGGCAAGGTGCAGGTACCGCCTGTACAGGCATTTTCGTTTGCTGAAGCAAACGGCGACTGCTGCGTCAAATCTGCCTATGTCCAGGGCAGCGATACTTTCACCGTGAAAATCTCCACGGGCTTCTATGACAATCCAGCCAAAGGTCTGGAAAGTAACGACGGCTTGATGATGGTGTTGTCTGCCACCACTGGGCAGCCACTGGCACTGCTGCAGGATGAGGGTTGGCTGACTTGTATCCGCACGGCACTGACCGGGCGGATCGCCGCCCGCCTGCTGGCGCCTCGCCATGTGAAGGCAATTGGCATCCTGGGTGCCGGCATGCAGGCCCGTATGCAGCTTGAGCATCTGCAGGCTGTCACGGACTGCCGCGAAGTCGTTGTGTGGGGTCGTGACGATGCCGAACTTCAAGCATACCAATCCTTTGCCAGTGCTCTGGGCTATGAAGTCCAGAAGACCCGTAACCCGGAAGATCTTGCCCGGGCCGCCAACCTGATTGTCTGCGCTACTCCATCGCGTGAGCCGCTAATCAAGAGCGAGTGGGTCCAGCCTGGCACCCACATTACGGCCGTAGGCGCTGACGCACCGGGCAAGCAAGAACTGGACGCAGCGTTGGTCGCACGTGCCGACCGTATCGTCGTCGACTCCCTCTATCAGTGCAGTCAGTACGGCGAGATCTCGCATGCTCTGAAAGCAGGTTTGATCCGCGACAGCCAGCTGGCCGAGCTTGGCGCCTTGCTGGCCGGCCGCGCGCAGGGCCGTGACAACGACGAGCAGATCACGCTGGTCGACCTGACCGGTGTGGCTGTACAGGATGCACAGATCTCCAGCTGTGCTCTGGCATCAATGCAAGGCTAA
- a CDS encoding ABC transporter substrate-binding protein — protein sequence MKKLSVLLSSTAFALLLSSQVNAVDSLRIGIEAAYPPFASKTDSGDITGFDYDIGNALCAQMQVKCQWIEQEFDGLIPSLRVRKVDAIISSLTISEERKKSVDFTNRYYQAAGRLVMREGADLGSNFSGLAGKRVGVQRAGIHDRFATQVLAPAGAEVVRYTSLNEAYLDLIAGRLEAVQGDDVAVQFGFLDTPGASGYAFAGHPLRDPKYFGDGVGIAVRKGDKTLVERFNKALLAIRENGEYKRIQDHYFKFDIYGE from the coding sequence ATAAAAAAGCTTTCCGTTCTGCTATCCAGCACTGCATTTGCGCTTCTGCTGTCTTCACAAGTAAACGCCGTCGACAGCCTTCGAATAGGCATCGAAGCGGCTTATCCGCCCTTCGCCTCAAAAACCGATAGCGGTGACATCACCGGATTTGATTACGACATCGGCAACGCGCTGTGCGCGCAAATGCAGGTCAAATGCCAGTGGATCGAGCAGGAATTCGATGGACTGATCCCCTCGCTGAGGGTGAGGAAAGTCGACGCCATCATTTCTTCGCTGACCATCAGTGAGGAACGGAAAAAGTCCGTCGATTTCACCAATCGTTACTATCAGGCAGCTGGCCGCCTGGTGATGCGCGAAGGTGCCGACCTGGGTAGCAATTTCTCGGGCTTGGCTGGCAAACGAGTTGGTGTACAGCGCGCGGGAATTCACGACCGGTTTGCCACGCAAGTCCTCGCGCCCGCAGGCGCTGAGGTGGTCCGTTACACATCACTCAACGAAGCCTACCTGGACCTGATTGCCGGCCGTCTCGAAGCAGTTCAGGGTGACGACGTCGCCGTTCAGTTCGGATTTCTCGACACCCCCGGCGCTTCGGGCTATGCCTTTGCAGGCCACCCCTTAAGAGACCCTAAATACTTCGGTGACGGCGTCGGCATTGCAGTCCGCAAGGGCGACAAAACCTTGGTCGAGCGTTTCAACAAGGCTCTGCTAGCCATCCGCGAAAACGGCGAATACAAACGTATTCAGGATCACTACTTCAAATTTGACATCTACGGCGAATAA
- a CDS encoding alpha/beta fold hydrolase — protein sequence MQLIPWSHDTSAGFTLRGWRSPASGKPLLHFLHGNGFCCLVYQPMLARLAEHFDLWLCDVQGHGDSDHGGPFQGWNRTAELAIEAFEAGRGEYAEVPRFAVGHSFGGVLTGLMLAYRPQLFQRAVLLDPVLFSRSMMGIMGAAALVGLHRRHALARKAATRRSHWPDRSAARASLEGRGIFKGWNEHALQSYIEHAIGDCGEGVVLKCRPSREVEIFSSFPRRMWASLTRVKTPSQVLYGETTYPFVPQSVQRWAQDNRQVSAEQVPGGHCFMQEDPAACSERVTAFLLQQ from the coding sequence ATGCAGTTGATTCCCTGGTCCCATGACACAAGTGCCGGCTTTACCTTGCGCGGCTGGCGCTCACCCGCCAGCGGCAAACCCTTGCTGCATTTTCTCCACGGCAACGGCTTTTGCTGTCTGGTCTACCAGCCAATGCTGGCGCGCCTGGCAGAACACTTCGACCTCTGGCTGTGTGATGTCCAGGGCCACGGCGACAGTGACCATGGCGGCCCGTTTCAGGGCTGGAACCGTACCGCAGAACTGGCTATCGAGGCCTTCGAGGCGGGCCGTGGCGAATACGCCGAGGTGCCGCGCTTTGCCGTCGGCCACAGTTTTGGCGGGGTGCTTACAGGGTTGATGCTGGCGTATCGGCCACAGTTGTTCCAGCGCGCGGTCCTGCTCGATCCGGTGCTGTTCAGCCGCTCGATGATGGGCATTATGGGCGCCGCTGCGCTGGTTGGCCTGCACCGTCGTCACGCCTTGGCGCGCAAGGCCGCGACCCGCCGCAGTCATTGGCCGGACCGTAGCGCCGCACGTGCCTCGCTGGAGGGGCGGGGGATCTTCAAGGGCTGGAACGAGCATGCGTTGCAGTCGTATATCGAACATGCCATCGGCGATTGTGGCGAAGGCGTGGTGCTCAAGTGCAGGCCAAGCCGTGAAGTGGAGATTTTCAGTTCATTCCCGCGGCGCATGTGGGCTTCGCTGACCCGGGTGAAGACCCCGAGCCAGGTACTCTACGGCGAAACCACCTATCCCTTCGTGCCACAGTCGGTGCAGCGCTGGGCGCAGGACAATCGGCAGGTCAGCGCCGAGCAAGTGCCGGGCGGACACTGCTTCATGCAGGAAGATCCTGCGGCCTGCAGCGAGCGGGTCACGGCATTCTTGCTGCAGCAATAG
- a CDS encoding LysE family translocator yields the protein MPAMLSSIDLITAFVLFAFVSSITPGPNNTMLLASGVNFGVRRSIPHALGISVGFMVMVLAVGFGLGEVFKAYPPIYTVLRYVGAAYLLYLAWKIATSGPLSVSNPESRKPLGFWGAAAFQWVNPKAWVMAVGAITTYTPAQGYVTNVIVIATVFALVNLPSVCVWVMFGSALRTVLQNPRWLMLFNVLMAALLVISLYPLLFVESSFS from the coding sequence ATGCCTGCCATGCTCAGCTCAATCGACCTGATAACCGCCTTCGTGCTGTTCGCCTTCGTGTCTTCGATCACCCCGGGGCCCAACAACACCATGTTGCTGGCCTCCGGGGTGAACTTTGGCGTGCGCCGTTCGATTCCGCACGCCTTGGGCATCAGCGTGGGCTTCATGGTCATGGTGCTGGCGGTGGGCTTTGGCCTCGGTGAAGTGTTCAAGGCCTATCCGCCGATCTATACCGTGCTGCGCTATGTCGGCGCGGCCTACTTGCTGTACCTGGCGTGGAAAATCGCCACCTCCGGGCCTTTGTCGGTCAGCAACCCCGAGAGCCGCAAACCGCTCGGCTTCTGGGGCGCGGCGGCGTTTCAATGGGTCAACCCCAAGGCCTGGGTCATGGCGGTGGGGGCAATCACTACCTACACGCCAGCCCAGGGCTACGTCACCAACGTAATCGTCATCGCCACCGTGTTCGCCCTGGTCAACCTGCCCAGCGTGTGCGTCTGGGTGATGTTCGGCAGCGCTTTGCGTACAGTGCTGCAGAACCCGCGCTGGTTAATGCTGTTCAATGTCCTGATGGCGGCGTTGCTGGTGATATCCCTTTACCCACTGCTCTTTGTAGAATCGAGTTTTTCCTGA
- a CDS encoding 2-hydroxychromene-2-carboxylate isomerase, with amino-acid sequence MSKTVEFFFDLGSPASYLAWTQLPALCARHDAQLLYRPMLLGGVFQATGNASPAMVPAKARYVFADFQRYAKRYGVTLAFPPGFPVNTLGLMRGTMAVQLFQPERFEAYLDALFPAMWVQQRNLGDPQVLATVLREAGFDPEQYQAWSADPKVKAALKEATEEAVRRGTFGAPTFFVGEQMFFGQDRLEFVEAALA; translated from the coding sequence ATGAGCAAAACCGTCGAATTCTTCTTTGACCTGGGCAGCCCGGCCAGTTACCTGGCCTGGACCCAACTGCCGGCGCTGTGTGCCCGCCACGATGCGCAACTGCTGTACCGGCCGATGCTGCTGGGCGGGGTGTTCCAGGCCACCGGCAATGCTTCGCCAGCAATGGTGCCGGCCAAGGCGCGCTACGTGTTTGCCGATTTTCAGCGCTATGCCAAGCGCTATGGCGTGACCCTGGCGTTCCCGCCGGGCTTTCCGGTCAATACCCTGGGGCTGATGCGCGGCACCATGGCTGTGCAATTGTTTCAACCTGAGCGCTTCGAGGCTTACCTCGATGCGCTGTTTCCGGCGATGTGGGTGCAGCAACGCAACCTGGGCGATCCGCAGGTGTTGGCAACGGTGTTGCGCGAAGCAGGCTTCGATCCCGAGCAGTATCAAGCCTGGAGCGCAGATCCAAAGGTCAAGGCGGCACTCAAGGAGGCCACCGAAGAGGCCGTGCGCCGTGGCACGTTCGGCGCACCCACATTCTTTGTCGGTGAGCAGATGTTCTTCGGTCAGGACCGCCTGGAGTTCGTTGAAGCGGCATTGGCTTGA
- a CDS encoding SDR family oxidoreductase — MTQGKKVVLVVGAGDATGGAIAKRFAREGYIACVTRRSADKLQPLVDEIRAAGGEAHGFASDARKEEEVAALVEQIETTLGPIEAFVFNIGANVPCSILDETARKYFKIWEMACFAGFLTSQAVARRMVTRERGTILFTGATAGLRGAAGFAAFAGAKHGIRALAQSMARELGPRNIHVAHVVVDGAIDTAFIRDSFPERYALKEQDGILDPAHIADSYWFLHAQPRDAWTFELDLRPWMERW; from the coding sequence ATGACCCAGGGCAAGAAAGTGGTGTTGGTAGTAGGGGCCGGTGATGCCACCGGCGGAGCGATTGCCAAGCGTTTTGCCCGCGAGGGCTACATCGCCTGCGTGACCCGGCGCAGCGCCGACAAGCTGCAGCCGCTGGTGGACGAGATTCGTGCCGCGGGTGGCGAGGCGCATGGCTTTGCCTCCGATGCACGCAAGGAAGAGGAGGTGGCGGCGCTGGTTGAACAGATCGAAACTACCCTCGGCCCGATCGAGGCGTTCGTGTTCAATATTGGCGCCAACGTGCCGTGCAGCATTCTCGACGAGACCGCACGAAAGTACTTCAAGATCTGGGAAATGGCCTGCTTCGCCGGCTTCCTGACCAGTCAGGCCGTGGCCCGGCGCATGGTGACCCGTGAGCGCGGAACCATTCTGTTCACCGGCGCTACCGCCGGCCTGCGCGGCGCTGCCGGCTTTGCCGCGTTCGCCGGGGCCAAACATGGCATTCGCGCCCTGGCGCAGAGCATGGCCCGCGAGCTTGGGCCGCGTAATATTCATGTCGCCCATGTGGTGGTGGACGGCGCCATCGACACCGCGTTCATCCGCGACAGCTTCCCCGAGCGTTATGCGCTCAAGGAGCAGGACGGCATCCTTGACCCCGCACACATTGCCGACAGCTACTGGTTCCTGCACGCACAGCCGCGTGATGCCTGGACCTTCGAACTCGATCTGCGGCCGTGGATGGAACGCTGGTAA
- a CDS encoding TetR/AcrR family transcriptional regulator, translating into MRYSTTHKEQTRQKLLESSGALAKRGGFNATGVAGLMKAIGLTGGAFYNHFPSKDDLFTEVVRRELSLSPMAQQPMNRQRLERCLDHYLSLAHVHNPEGGCAIPALGAEIAQAPLPVREEAEHWLRTLQQAWADTLEDPDLAWALLSQCVGALVIARMLANPSSQQEVLKASREFLAGALHESP; encoded by the coding sequence GTGCGCTACTCCACCACCCACAAGGAACAAACCCGGCAGAAACTGCTGGAGAGCAGCGGCGCCCTGGCCAAGCGCGGCGGCTTCAATGCCACTGGCGTCGCTGGCCTGATGAAGGCCATCGGCCTGACCGGGGGGGCGTTCTACAACCACTTCCCGTCCAAGGACGACCTGTTCACCGAAGTGGTGCGCCGCGAACTGTCGCTGAGCCCCATGGCCCAGCAACCGATGAACCGCCAGCGCCTTGAACGCTGCCTGGACCATTACCTGAGCCTGGCCCACGTGCACAACCCCGAAGGCGGTTGCGCCATTCCAGCCCTGGGTGCCGAGATCGCCCAGGCGCCGCTGCCGGTGCGTGAAGAGGCCGAACACTGGCTGCGCACCCTGCAACAAGCCTGGGCCGACACCCTCGAAGACCCGGACCTGGCCTGGGCCCTGCTCAGCCAGTGCGTGGGTGCGCTGGTGATCGCGCGCATGCTGGCCAACCCATCCAGCCAGCAGGAAGTGCTCAAGGCCTCCCGTGAGTTTCTCGCCGGGGCCTTGCATGAGAGTCCTTGA
- a CDS encoding eCIS core domain-containing protein → MRVLEPLLLGLALLAPLNALAACPAGQYEICLGSCICSPIDPGEARSVLDDLGRIASSSLAMALQQARDTAAAGTVLPIPLHIRAQLEPYYDFQVLDAARYKVGDQQALDSANALLQNPDVNAVTLIDIIVFRNETDAQDNAALWAHELHHVQQYQQWGVEEFARRYSRDFDAVEAPAYEIQSKVSKALRERSSGQAR, encoded by the coding sequence ATGAGAGTCCTTGAACCGCTGTTGCTTGGTCTGGCCCTGCTCGCCCCGCTCAACGCCCTCGCCGCCTGCCCTGCTGGCCAGTACGAAATCTGCCTGGGCAGTTGCATCTGCTCGCCGATCGATCCGGGCGAGGCCCGTAGCGTGCTCGACGATCTCGGACGCATCGCCAGCAGTTCCCTGGCCATGGCCCTGCAACAGGCACGCGACACCGCGGCGGCCGGTACGGTGCTGCCGATTCCCCTGCACATCCGCGCCCAGCTTGAGCCGTACTACGACTTCCAGGTGCTGGATGCGGCGCGCTACAAAGTCGGCGACCAGCAGGCCCTGGACAGCGCCAACGCCCTGCTGCAGAACCCCGACGTCAATGCCGTGACCCTGATCGACATCATCGTCTTTCGCAACGAAACCGATGCCCAGGACAACGCCGCGCTCTGGGCCCATGAACTGCACCACGTGCAGCAATACCAGCAATGGGGCGTGGAAGAATTCGCCCGGCGCTACTCGCGCGACTTCGATGCGGTCGAGGCACCGGCTTACGAGATCCAGTCGAAAGTCAGCAAAGCCCTGCGCGAACGCTCATCCGGCCAGGCACGCTGA